In one Mucilaginibacter sp. PAMB04168 genomic region, the following are encoded:
- a CDS encoding mechanosensitive ion channel domain-containing protein, whose protein sequence is MRKILFFRLIACCLLLLVGMPYHAIAQSKKKRSKSVSDSLRAAMLRRDSMMRYYKTSDTSTNNLLQRIEYYTLSFNQISNRLSKGLDTADISAQLPKLEKLTTIVRNLIVRDRSGTLRYLYSIRDILTKQQDKLDVWQEDLKAINDKLADTDDQLTLINRDSIFRIFPADSTLRLTFLQQRASIEVKAHKLDSLNKKALLRIGLMQNKVTSIYITILEEKDLINTKIRNFSINSFNCEYGYIWNMQSAKGATFASSLERTISMNIKLFKLLNGESLMHLLGLMILAGFLSWVILNRRKIVKTKRNPSSILQQTQYVSGYPIAAALLVTSLLVPYFYDQPPMVFLEIIFLVTITCVLYLTYKTCPKPALSYLHKLFWLTLLFSISNLFVEVSTVDRLALLFLSAATAWISFRLIKQINITYEPYIPYSRFALWLLVILQAASVLLNIAGRFSLAKIIGVTAVYNFWLAISLYYFVQILMQSLFLQLEANKIDKDSISSYLDFKLLQAKFKNILNIAAVVMWVVTLLQNLSVEDNAFEIVESFLTQSRKLGGTLFTFGSILIFVGVIWLASVVARIISYFYDFVGQHKPTESTKRKTRTSLLLIRIAIFSVGFLLAVGASGFPLDKLTIIISALGVGVGFGLQNIVNNLVSGLILAFEKPVQVGDVIEVANRSGTIKDIGMRSSKIATGNGAEIIIPNGDLISQHVINWTLSDSNRQVELNISVAYGCDVDKVKNILRNLLANRDDIMIKPAPVVFLDKLGPNTVDFKVQFWAADISMWQQLKSRILSAIYKAFEAEGIEIPQQRQEVILHVPSGTSASAQGTLPSSNTNESPADPDQ, encoded by the coding sequence ATGCGTAAAATTCTTTTTTTCCGGCTAATTGCCTGTTGTCTTTTGTTGCTGGTTGGAATGCCTTACCATGCCATTGCACAATCTAAAAAGAAACGTTCTAAAAGTGTAAGCGACTCTTTGCGTGCGGCAATGCTGCGCCGCGATTCAATGATGAGGTATTACAAAACCTCAGACACATCAACTAATAATTTACTTCAAAGAATTGAGTATTACACACTATCTTTCAATCAGATAAGTAATAGATTAAGTAAAGGATTAGATACTGCAGATATAAGCGCACAGCTGCCAAAGCTGGAAAAGTTGACTACAATAGTTAGGAATTTAATTGTACGCGACCGATCAGGAACATTACGCTACCTGTATTCTATAAGGGATATTTTAACTAAGCAACAAGACAAGCTAGATGTTTGGCAGGAGGATTTAAAAGCCATTAATGACAAGCTGGCTGATACTGACGATCAACTGACCTTAATCAACCGGGATTCCATTTTTAGGATCTTCCCTGCCGATAGTACGTTGAGGCTTACCTTCCTGCAACAACGCGCGTCTATCGAAGTCAAAGCGCATAAGCTCGACTCGCTGAACAAGAAAGCACTGCTTCGTATAGGGCTAATGCAAAATAAAGTTACCTCTATTTATATCACTATACTGGAGGAGAAGGACCTCATCAACACCAAGATCAGGAACTTCAGCATTAATTCTTTTAATTGCGAATACGGTTATATCTGGAACATGCAATCGGCCAAAGGGGCTACGTTTGCATCGTCTTTAGAGCGTACAATTAGCATGAACATAAAGCTTTTTAAGCTGCTCAATGGCGAATCGCTTATGCATTTGCTTGGTTTAATGATATTGGCAGGCTTTTTAAGCTGGGTTATTTTAAACAGACGTAAAATTGTTAAAACTAAAAGGAACCCGTCCAGCATACTTCAACAAACACAATACGTTTCGGGCTACCCTATTGCCGCTGCGCTTTTAGTTACATCCTTACTTGTTCCTTATTTTTACGACCAGCCCCCTATGGTTTTCCTGGAAATTATTTTTCTGGTAACTATTACCTGTGTATTATACCTTACCTACAAAACTTGCCCTAAACCAGCTTTAAGCTATTTACATAAACTATTCTGGTTAACGCTGCTGTTCAGCATCAGTAACTTATTTGTGGAAGTGTCTACCGTTGATCGCCTTGCGCTTTTATTTTTATCTGCGGCAACCGCTTGGATAAGTTTCAGGCTCATTAAGCAAATTAACATAACCTACGAACCGTATATACCCTACAGCCGCTTTGCACTTTGGCTGCTCGTAATTCTTCAAGCTGCATCGGTATTATTGAATATAGCAGGCCGTTTTAGTTTAGCAAAAATTATTGGTGTTACCGCCGTATATAATTTTTGGCTGGCCATCAGTTTATACTACTTTGTACAGATATTAATGCAAAGCCTCTTCTTACAGCTTGAGGCGAATAAAATTGATAAGGATAGTATAAGCTCCTATCTAGACTTTAAATTGCTACAGGCCAAATTTAAAAACATCCTAAACATTGCTGCCGTGGTAATGTGGGTAGTTACTCTACTGCAAAATTTAAGCGTCGAAGACAATGCGTTTGAAATAGTGGAAAGCTTTCTGACACAATCGCGCAAATTAGGCGGCACCTTATTTACTTTCGGAAGCATTCTGATTTTCGTTGGCGTTATCTGGCTGGCATCTGTTGTGGCCCGCATCATCAGTTACTTTTATGATTTTGTTGGCCAGCACAAGCCAACCGAGTCTACCAAGCGCAAAACACGCACGTCACTCCTGCTTATCCGCATAGCAATATTCAGCGTTGGTTTCTTGTTAGCTGTGGGTGCCTCTGGCTTCCCGTTAGATAAGCTCACCATTATCATTAGCGCACTGGGTGTTGGTGTAGGCTTTGGTTTACAAAACATCGTAAACAACCTGGTATCGGGGTTAATACTGGCCTTTGAAAAACCTGTACAAGTTGGCGACGTTATTGAGGTTGCAAACCGCTCGGGCACTATAAAAGATATAGGAATGCGATCTAGCAAAATTGCTACAGGTAACGGCGCTGAGATCATCATCCCCAATGGTGATTTAATATCGCAGCATGTAATTAACTGGACTTTAAGTGATAGCAACCGCCAAGTTGAATTAAACATAAGTGTTGCCTACGGCTGTGATGTAGACAAGGTGAAGAACATTTTACGCAATTTACTGGCTAACCGGGATGATATTATGATTAAACCAGCTCCGGTTGTTTTTTTGGATAAGTTGGGGCCAAACACGGTTGATTTTAAAGTACAGTTTTGGGCAGCGGATATTTCGATGTGGCAGCAACTAAAAAGCCGCATCCTATCAGCCATATATAAAGCCTTTGAAGCTGAAGGAATTGAGATACCACAGCAGCGGCAAGAAGTGATTTTGCATGTGCCAAGCGGCACCTCTGCAAGCGCACAAGGTACGTTGCCAAGCTCCAATACTAATGAAAGTCCTGCGGATCCAGATCAGTAA
- a CDS encoding glycosyltransferase family 2 protein, whose amino-acid sequence MNIPPKVAVIILNWNGLKHLQQFLPSVLQSTWPNLQVIVGDNGSTDGSVEFIKARYAGHIDVIENEQNYGYTGGYNRVINKVEADYYVLLNSDIEVTPDWIEPVIALMEGDASIAAAAPKIKAFDKPGYFEHAGAAGGFIDKLGYPFCRGRLFYEVEEDNGQYEQSGEVFWASGAALFIKSYCWREVGGFDERFFAHMEEIDLCWRLKNCGYKVMYCAQSSVYHVGGGTLNTENPFKTYLNFRNNLLLLKKNLPSMRGAWVIGIRFWLDLLALIRFLGEGKRKDAWAVSKAHQSFVRSFFKKTQQVACAEKQQTELYSNEAVLAGHSVSNASSSRQDGRDQTYQKPMMVPNTKGLYKRSIVMQFFAKKKTKFTDLDPQDFH is encoded by the coding sequence ATGAATATACCACCTAAAGTTGCTGTTATAATACTTAACTGGAACGGCTTAAAGCACTTGCAACAATTCTTACCCTCTGTACTACAATCAACTTGGCCAAACTTACAGGTGATTGTTGGAGACAACGGTTCTACCGACGGTTCTGTTGAGTTTATTAAAGCCCGTTATGCCGGCCACATTGATGTTATAGAGAATGAACAGAATTACGGGTATACCGGCGGGTATAACCGGGTAATTAACAAGGTGGAAGCTGACTACTATGTCCTGCTTAATTCGGACATTGAGGTAACGCCTGATTGGATTGAACCGGTGATTGCATTGATGGAAGGCGATGCTTCCATTGCTGCAGCTGCACCTAAAATAAAAGCGTTCGACAAGCCCGGCTACTTTGAGCATGCAGGTGCTGCCGGTGGTTTTATCGATAAACTGGGTTATCCGTTTTGCCGTGGCCGTTTGTTTTATGAGGTAGAGGAAGATAACGGACAATACGAGCAGTCGGGTGAGGTGTTTTGGGCGTCGGGTGCGGCACTGTTCATTAAAAGCTATTGCTGGCGCGAAGTAGGTGGGTTTGATGAGCGCTTTTTTGCACATATGGAAGAAATTGACTTGTGCTGGCGTTTAAAGAACTGCGGCTACAAGGTTATGTATTGTGCGCAATCTTCCGTTTATCATGTGGGTGGAGGTACACTCAATACCGAAAATCCATTTAAAACGTATCTTAATTTCAGGAACAATCTTTTATTGCTCAAAAAGAACCTGCCTTCCATGCGCGGTGCATGGGTAATTGGTATACGTTTTTGGCTGGACCTTTTGGCCTTAATCCGCTTTTTGGGTGAAGGTAAACGTAAAGACGCATGGGCCGTAAGCAAGGCCCATCAAAGCTTTGTAAGAAGCTTTTTTAAAAAAACGCAACAAGTTGCTTGTGCGGAGAAACAGCAAACCGAATTATATAGCAACGAAGCGGTGCTGGCCGGTCATTCGGTTTCCAACGCTTCATCAAGCAGACAAGACGGTAGGGATCAAACCTATCAGAAGCCAATGATGGTTCCAAATACAAAAGGGCTGTACAAACGGAGTATTGTAATGCAGTTCTTCGCCAAAAAGAAAACCAAGTTTACTGATCTGGATCCGCAGGACTTTCATTAG
- a CDS encoding lysophospholipid acyltransferase family protein: MIRKGFSRLGVGLLYLLSMLPYFLLYLIADVLFVLLYYMIGYRRKIVQENLANAFPEKSLNERKAIEKRYFRFLADLVVETIKLCTLSEKEVIKRVRIEDKYLKENLAFKQGKSIIGAVGHYGNWESGCLRMGLITERPCIIAYKPLSNPVFDEFFYNMRSRFGAHLVPMKSTFRKLVAHRNEVTFTVLAGDQTPSRDETTYFTDFLNQPTAVFLGVEKLAKATDSLVVFCDVRRVKRGYYSCTFVPLFDNPKLTAEYEITKAHVHYLENVIKEEPQYWLWSHRRWKFKPEDMN; the protein is encoded by the coding sequence ATGATAAGAAAAGGTTTTTCAAGGCTAGGGGTGGGTTTACTATACCTGCTTTCTATGCTGCCTTACTTCTTATTATACCTGATTGCCGACGTGCTTTTCGTATTACTTTACTATATGATTGGCTACCGGCGTAAAATTGTACAAGAAAATTTAGCTAACGCTTTCCCTGAGAAGTCACTTAATGAGCGCAAAGCCATTGAAAAAAGATACTTTCGTTTCCTGGCCGATTTGGTAGTGGAAACTATAAAGCTGTGTACGCTCTCGGAAAAAGAGGTGATTAAGCGCGTTCGCATAGAGGATAAGTACCTAAAAGAAAATCTAGCATTTAAACAGGGAAAAAGTATCATAGGCGCAGTAGGACATTATGGTAACTGGGAAAGTGGCTGTTTACGAATGGGGTTGATTACTGAAAGGCCATGCATCATTGCGTACAAGCCCCTGTCAAACCCAGTGTTCGATGAATTTTTTTACAATATGCGTTCACGCTTTGGTGCACATTTGGTGCCGATGAAAAGTACCTTCCGTAAACTGGTTGCCCACCGGAACGAGGTTACCTTTACCGTATTAGCGGGCGACCAAACGCCATCCCGTGATGAAACTACGTACTTCACAGATTTTTTGAATCAGCCCACGGCAGTTTTTTTGGGCGTGGAAAAGCTGGCCAAGGCAACAGACAGCTTGGTTGTTTTTTGTGACGTAAGGCGTGTAAAACGTGGTTATTACTCCTGTACATTTGTACCTTTGTTTGATAACCCTAAGCTAACTGCCGAGTACGAGATTACAAAAGCACATGTGCATTATCTGGAAAATGTTATTAAAGAAGAGCCTCAATACTGGTTATGGTCTCACCGCAGGTGGAAGTTTAAACCAGAAGATATGAACTGA
- a CDS encoding WbqC family protein, whose amino-acid sequence MMENGALLPMFYLPPVSYFTALNQSKPNILIEKHEHFPKQTYRNRANIYSPDGVLALVVPVVKGAKVHTPVKDVKISNDFAWQRLHWMSLQSCYRRSAYFEFYEDEFAHFYEEQFTFLFDYNEQLLHLLLKFLKLPVKPQYTNEYERNYPMLTDYRNNIHPKKNVPSEQKPYFQVFEERNGFLKDLSIVDLLFNQGPQSVNYL is encoded by the coding sequence ATGATGGAAAACGGCGCCTTATTGCCTATGTTTTATTTACCGCCGGTATCCTATTTCACGGCGCTTAATCAAAGTAAACCAAACATACTCATTGAGAAGCATGAGCACTTCCCTAAACAAACCTACCGTAACCGCGCAAATATATATTCGCCAGACGGTGTACTGGCGCTGGTTGTACCGGTAGTTAAAGGTGCAAAGGTGCATACGCCGGTAAAGGACGTAAAGATCAGCAATGACTTTGCATGGCAACGTTTGCATTGGATGAGTTTGCAGTCATGTTATCGGCGGTCGGCGTACTTTGAATTTTATGAGGATGAGTTTGCACACTTTTATGAAGAGCAATTCACCTTTTTGTTTGATTATAACGAGCAATTGCTTCATCTATTACTGAAGTTTTTAAAGCTACCGGTTAAGCCGCAGTATACCAACGAATATGAACGCAACTACCCAATGCTGACCGACTACCGTAATAACATACATCCTAAAAAAAATGTACCCTCTGAACAAAAACCTTATTTTCAGGTTTTTGAGGAACGGAATGGGTTTTTGAAAGATTTAAGTATAGTTGACTTACTTTTCAATCAAGGGCCGCAGTCTGTCAATTATTTATAA
- the corA gene encoding magnesium/cobalt transporter CorA encodes MTSKQYKRITKLKRRAGNVGDRPGLVRVPDGALKPHIKIYSYNDKELVTAEGEDIKTILDQLNRCANHTHWIKINGLGDASLIEEIGKRLSINDLVLEDIMNTHQRPKFDEYDQYVFATGRIITSDEQCELSNTQFSVIVKDNMVISFEETYEENFEGLEKRLNAQQSPIRNFGPGFICYALFDTLIDWYFVVLNQIGEELEAIEDRIYINPDRSIMYDTQRLKRMLIVLRRASWPERDKINDMIRTESPLITKETKTYLRDAYDHCIQIIDLIESYKEISATNIDLYLSMVSNRMNEIMKVLTIISVIFIPLTFVAGVYGMNFAPTDPYTNKPLPNNMPELYEPHGYLYCVGIMIVIGLLQLFFFWRKGWFSRL; translated from the coding sequence ATGACCAGCAAGCAGTATAAACGCATTACTAAACTAAAACGCCGGGCAGGCAATGTTGGCGACCGGCCTGGCTTGGTTAGGGTGCCTGATGGTGCGCTTAAACCACATATCAAAATATATTCATACAACGATAAGGAACTGGTTACTGCTGAAGGAGAGGACATCAAAACGATTTTAGATCAGTTAAACCGGTGTGCCAATCACACACATTGGATAAAAATAAATGGCCTGGGCGATGCCAGCCTCATTGAAGAAATTGGCAAACGACTTTCCATTAACGATCTGGTGCTGGAAGACATTATGAATACGCACCAACGGCCTAAGTTTGATGAGTACGATCAATATGTTTTTGCAACCGGCCGTATTATCACCAGTGATGAACAATGTGAGTTGAGCAACACGCAATTTTCTGTCATTGTGAAGGATAACATGGTGATAAGTTTTGAAGAAACATATGAAGAAAACTTTGAAGGCCTAGAAAAACGGTTAAATGCGCAGCAAAGCCCTATTAGGAACTTCGGGCCAGGATTTATATGCTACGCTTTATTTGATACGTTAATTGACTGGTATTTTGTGGTATTGAATCAAATTGGCGAAGAACTGGAGGCTATAGAAGACCGCATATACATAAACCCCGATCGTAGTATTATGTACGATACGCAGCGGCTAAAACGTATGCTTATTGTGCTGCGGCGGGCTAGCTGGCCAGAGCGTGACAAGATCAATGATATGATACGTACTGAAAGCCCGCTGATTACCAAGGAAACCAAAACCTATTTGCGTGACGCCTACGACCATTGTATTCAGATAATTGATCTGATTGAAAGTTATAAAGAGATTAGCGCAACTAATATAGACTTGTACTTATCCATGGTAAGTAACCGGATGAATGAAATCATGAAGGTGCTTACAATTATCTCGGTGATCTTCATTCCCTTAACATTTGTAGCAGGAGTTTATGGTATGAACTTCGCTCCTACCGATCCGTACACCAACAAACCCCTGCCGAATAACATGCCTGAACTCTACGAGCCCCATGGTTATCTATACTGCGTAGGCATTATGATTGTTATTGGGTTGCTACAATTATTTTTCTTTTGGCGCAAAGGCTGGTTTAGCCGGTTATAA
- the msrA gene encoding peptide-methionine (S)-S-oxide reductase MsrA translates to MKKLVMYLVAAILLGSCANGQPYKERNEFAAVPQLKPNEQVATFGGGCFWALSEAMLELKGVNKVVSGYAGGNTKNPTYEEVCTRTTNHAEVVQIYYNPKQISYSTLAESFFFAHDPTTLNRQGPDVGTDYRSIAFYRTPQEKQTLLQVIAKINATKHYSGKVVTQVEPFKVFYPAEKYHQGYYRLHLADNSYLTSVSMPKIVKMRRVMKAQLKPEFQKL, encoded by the coding sequence ATGAAGAAGTTGGTAATGTACCTGGTTGCCGCTATTTTATTAGGCAGTTGTGCTAACGGACAACCCTATAAAGAGCGGAATGAATTTGCTGCAGTGCCGCAACTCAAACCCAACGAACAGGTTGCCACTTTTGGAGGTGGTTGTTTTTGGGCTTTAAGCGAAGCAATGCTCGAGCTGAAAGGGGTAAATAAGGTAGTATCAGGCTATGCTGGCGGTAATACAAAAAATCCTACTTATGAAGAGGTATGCACCCGAACTACTAACCACGCTGAGGTAGTTCAGATTTATTATAACCCCAAACAGATAAGTTATTCGACACTTGCGGAGTCCTTCTTCTTTGCACATGATCCTACTACACTTAATCGGCAGGGGCCCGACGTGGGTACAGACTATCGTTCCATCGCCTTTTACCGTACACCGCAGGAAAAACAGACTCTATTACAGGTTATTGCCAAGATCAACGCAACAAAACATTATAGTGGTAAAGTAGTAACACAGGTGGAGCCGTTCAAAGTATTTTATCCAGCCGAAAAGTATCATCAAGGCTATTACAGGCTACATCTGGCTGACAATTCTTATTTAACATCTGTTTCGATGCCCAAAATTGTGAAGATGCGCAGGGTTATGAAAGCACAGTTAAAGCCCGAGTTTCAGAAGTTATAA
- a CDS encoding DUF3820 family protein encodes MESLKPDSQILVDIVKMQMPFGKHKGTLLCDLPVSYLEWMHQKGMPAGKLGMMLATVYEIKINGLNVILQTVKSKLKSGTI; translated from the coding sequence GTGGAAAGTTTAAAGCCAGACAGTCAGATATTGGTTGATATAGTTAAAATGCAAATGCCGTTTGGCAAGCATAAAGGTACTTTATTGTGTGATTTGCCGGTAAGCTACCTGGAGTGGATGCACCAAAAAGGAATGCCTGCGGGCAAGTTAGGTATGATGCTTGCAACTGTATACGAGATTAAGATAAATGGACTTAATGTCATCTTACAAACAGTAAAAAGCAAACTGAAGTCTGGGACGATATAA
- a CDS encoding MBL fold metallo-hydrolase has protein sequence MKLNNIKYFQVAQGVWGMRIMFVNVYIIANRRGFPKGWVLVDAGVQGSAKRIIAFAEAVFGAGAKPSAIVLTHAHSDHTGALEDLLMHWDVPVYAHELEVPYLTGKSSYPPADPTVGEGIMSLMSVFFRKAPLDISRNLRVIDVNEGVPEIPEWKIIHTPGHTPGHISLFLPLNTTLVVGDAFVTTKPESAFYALNNIKKISGPPRYMTTNWEAAAQSVRTLADLQPRIAATGHGPVVRGRELQEALRNLADNFEKLAVPAGGRYAEQAAVADESGVTYVPPFHSTTKFKVVVGLLGALAGFAVTRGLVK, from the coding sequence ATGAAACTTAATAACATAAAATATTTTCAGGTTGCTCAAGGTGTTTGGGGTATGCGCATTATGTTTGTTAATGTGTATATAATTGCCAATCGTCGCGGTTTTCCTAAAGGCTGGGTATTGGTTGATGCTGGTGTGCAAGGTTCTGCCAAACGCATTATAGCATTTGCCGAAGCCGTTTTCGGGGCGGGTGCAAAACCATCAGCTATTGTTCTGACCCACGCACATTCTGATCATACAGGCGCATTGGAAGACCTGCTTATGCACTGGGATGTACCCGTATATGCGCATGAGCTTGAAGTGCCGTACTTAACAGGTAAATCATCATATCCACCGGCTGATCCTACTGTTGGAGAGGGTATTATGTCTTTAATGTCTGTTTTTTTTCGCAAGGCGCCGTTAGATATAAGCCGTAATTTACGTGTGATTGATGTGAACGAAGGTGTACCTGAGATACCTGAATGGAAAATAATTCACACCCCTGGGCATACGCCGGGGCACATATCGCTGTTCCTGCCTTTGAATACAACACTGGTGGTTGGAGATGCCTTTGTGACTACCAAGCCCGAGTCGGCCTTTTATGCGTTAAACAATATTAAAAAGATTTCTGGCCCGCCTCGTTACATGACCACTAATTGGGAAGCTGCAGCACAATCAGTAAGAACTTTAGCTGACTTACAACCACGAATTGCAGCCACTGGCCATGGCCCGGTAGTTCGCGGACGCGAATTACAAGAGGCATTACGTAATCTGGCTGATAATTTTGAAAAACTTGCCGTGCCGGCGGGTGGCCGCTACGCAGAGCAAGCCGCCGTTGCTGATGAAAGCGGAGTAACGTATGTTCCTCCATTCCACTCTACAACGAAGTTTAAGGTGGTTGTAGGCCTGCTGGGCGCATTAGCAGGTTTTGCTGTTACCCGCGGTTTGGTAAAATAG
- a CDS encoding aldo/keto reductase — MNKRELGNSGISIAPFVFGGNVFGWTIDERASFTLLDAFVDNGLDCIDTADVYSRWVPGNKGGESETIIGNWLKKTGKRNKVVIATKVGSSMLPNDSKKNLSKAYIIKAAEDSLRRLQVDHIDLYQSHYDDTDTPVQETLEAYAQLIKEGKVRAIGASNFSAGRLAESLQASKELGLPSYATLQPEYNLYDREGYEKELEPICRDNNVGVITYYSLASGFLSGKYRNEADLNKSKRGQGIKKYLNERGFRILNALDDVANNYSTTPAAAALAWIIARPGVTAPIASATSIAQLQELAKAVSLNLPLDVINQLTQASAY, encoded by the coding sequence ATGAACAAAAGGGAATTAGGTAATTCGGGCATAAGCATTGCACCATTTGTTTTTGGCGGTAATGTTTTTGGATGGACTATAGATGAACGGGCGTCTTTTACATTGTTAGACGCCTTTGTTGATAATGGGTTAGATTGCATTGACACAGCAGATGTTTACTCACGCTGGGTGCCGGGCAACAAAGGTGGCGAGTCTGAAACCATTATAGGGAACTGGCTAAAAAAGACAGGGAAGCGAAACAAGGTTGTTATTGCAACGAAGGTTGGAAGCTCAATGTTGCCTAATGACAGTAAAAAGAACTTATCTAAAGCTTACATTATTAAAGCTGCCGAAGATTCGTTAAGGCGTCTGCAAGTTGATCATATTGATCTTTACCAATCGCACTATGATGATACGGATACGCCGGTGCAAGAAACCCTTGAAGCCTATGCGCAGTTGATTAAAGAGGGCAAGGTGCGCGCCATTGGCGCATCAAACTTCAGTGCTGGCCGCCTTGCCGAATCATTACAAGCAAGTAAAGAGCTTGGCCTGCCCAGCTATGCTACACTGCAGCCTGAATACAATTTATACGACCGTGAAGGTTACGAAAAAGAGCTTGAACCTATATGTAGAGACAACAATGTAGGCGTTATTACCTATTACTCATTAGCCAGTGGCTTTTTAAGCGGGAAATATAGAAACGAAGCGGATCTGAATAAAAGCAAACGTGGACAGGGCATTAAAAAATATTTGAACGAGCGTGGTTTTCGTATACTCAACGCTTTAGACGATGTAGCCAATAATTACAGCACAACACCGGCTGCTGCTGCCTTAGCATGGATAATTGCCCGGCCCGGCGTAACAGCTCCCATAGCCAGTGCAACGAGTATAGCGCAATTACAAGAGCTTGCTAAGGCTGTAAGTCTTAACCTTCCTTTGGATGTGATAAACCAATTAACCCAGGCAAGTGCTTATTAA